One stretch of Amblyraja radiata isolate CabotCenter1 chromosome 9, sAmbRad1.1.pri, whole genome shotgun sequence DNA includes these proteins:
- the LOC116977079 gene encoding heme-binding protein 1-like: MTKTNSSEWGTLQSEMERQSHSAETGRRSGRHLISLEDLDSMTDNMDTELVHNDNGEGEEENEQDESELFTYWRDVGRRHLVDVPRDMEEPIQQMARNNQSQDRQPVPFTPLGHKTRQQADEPLYEKRQYEKANWACVTQNEPGYEQSTCKGFMKLMKYICQQNSTGLFLGMTLPIVTIVHTNQNRSELLPGVTIAYYIPTHFQHQVPQPFDADIVIDESPARIIYTRSFNGITNEDSILQEINRLAEDLDSPELFLQDTFIVAGYNNPADPNRRNEIWFIQRP; encoded by the exons ATGACAAAAACAAACTCGTCGGAGTGGGGCACTCTTCAATCCGAG ATGGAGCGTCAAAgtcacagcgccgaaacaggccgacGGTCGGGTCGGCATCTGATCAGCTTGGAGGATCTGGATTCGATGACCGATAATATGGACACGGAGTTGGTTCACAACGACAacggggaaggggaagaggaaaaCGAGCAAGATGAGAGCGAACTCTTTACGTACTGGCGAGACGTCGGCCGTCGTCACCTGGTGGATGTGCCAAGAG ACATGGAAGAACCAATCCAACAGATGGCAAGAAACAATCAATCTCAAGATCGGCAGCCAGTCCCATTTACACCACTGGGCCATAAAACAAGGCAACAA GCTGATGAACCATTGTATGAAAAACGTCAATATGAGAAAGCCAATTGGGCTTGTGTAACTCAGAATGAACCTGGCTATGAGCAGAGCACATGCAAGGGATTCATGAAATTGATGAAATACATTTGTCAACAAAACTCAACAG GACTTTTCCTGGGAATGACATTACCTATTGTCACCATTGTGCACACCAACCAGAACAGATCAGAACTCCTGCCTGGAGTAACCATTGCTTACTACATCCCCACTCACTTCCAACATCAGGTTCCGCAGCCCTTCGATGCTGACATTGTCATAGATGAATCGCCTGCTCGCATCATTTACACAAG ATCTTTTAATGGCATCACTAATGAAGATTCCATTTTACAAGAGATAAATCGTCTAGCAGAGGATCTCGACTCTCCTGAGCTGTTCCTGCAGGATACCTTTATTGTTGCTGGTTACAACAATCCTGCTGATCCAAACCGTCGAAATGAGATCTGGTTTATTCAGAGGCCTTGA